The following are from one region of the Leptospira terpstrae serovar Hualin str. LT 11-33 = ATCC 700639 genome:
- a CDS encoding TerB family tellurite resistance protein has product MAKKIVQNLKQVKGNKNKHPESIQSTLDIESDLHIEYAKVLLSLWSYACNADGQFKKKEGDIVGELVNVLFEPDCLLSGFQAQKKPVLEILSKTFENPLPMKTITKVVLDNDEYALNFFEDAVCIVASDGALNQEEIRFLDDLANELKISHMDKVRVEKKYLA; this is encoded by the coding sequence ATGGCAAAGAAAATCGTTCAAAATTTAAAACAAGTCAAGGGAAACAAAAACAAACATCCGGAATCGATCCAATCGACTCTGGACATCGAAAGTGACCTTCACATTGAATATGCCAAAGTCCTGCTTAGTTTGTGGTCTTATGCCTGTAATGCCGATGGTCAGTTCAAAAAAAAAGAAGGGGATATTGTAGGGGAACTAGTCAACGTACTCTTTGAACCTGATTGCCTCCTCAGTGGATTTCAGGCCCAAAAAAAACCAGTTTTAGAAATTCTTTCAAAGACTTTTGAAAATCCTCTCCCAATGAAAACCATTACTAAAGTTGTTTTGGATAACGATGAATATGCATTAAATTTTTTTGAAGATGCCGTCTGTATTGTTGCCTCCGATGGGGCACTCAACCAGGAAGAAATTCGGTTTTTAGATGACCTTGCCAATGAACTCAAAATTAGTCATATGGACAAAGTGAGAGTTGAAAAAAAATATTTGGCTTAA
- a CDS encoding adenylate/guanylate cyclase domain-containing protein: MATKSEQILREKEIEGIKFSLYGKIIIFSLLTIGTFFVAQTLFEILTITSISLALNVVLYILSKFLKQGKFVSFVGLFCVVIDLFIITLLPFIWYNAVGGESQVPRTYLIKTYLHFIIAGTLIMNAFSIQPIYPMIYALGVVISQAGILVYAQQDPRFVSTESFKEAFLGPAAHVNNYIMSMGIIGVLGFFLAYLTYRVRRTVLTAVTNEIKMTQLSRYFSPNVAYQMGQAGDDFFKPGGKESTVAVLFCDIANFTNISETLGPEKTMSLLSEYHSFMLDVVFNHGGTLDKFIGDGMMVTFGTPLPAKEDATNAAKAGVAMIQALSLWNQNREKMGEKPVSIRIGIHYGTVIVGNVGVEKRLEYTVIGDTVNAASRLESLGKDLKRNFLISKELYDQISLEFRQNLKIKSMGTLSLRGKTKTTEILSVETSL, encoded by the coding sequence ATGGCAACAAAGTCGGAACAAATCTTACGAGAAAAGGAAATTGAAGGGATTAAATTTAGCCTCTATGGAAAAATTATTATCTTTTCGCTTCTTACGATTGGAACCTTTTTTGTTGCACAAACTTTATTTGAAATTCTAACGATAACCTCCATTTCGTTAGCTTTAAATGTAGTACTTTATATTTTATCTAAGTTTTTAAAACAAGGGAAGTTCGTTTCTTTTGTTGGATTGTTTTGTGTTGTGATTGATTTATTTATCATTACTCTCCTCCCATTTATTTGGTACAATGCTGTAGGGGGAGAATCACAAGTTCCTAGGACTTATTTAATCAAAACTTACTTACATTTTATCATTGCTGGCACTTTGATAATGAACGCATTTAGCATCCAACCGATTTACCCAATGATTTATGCTTTGGGTGTTGTGATAAGCCAAGCTGGTATTTTGGTTTATGCTCAACAAGACCCTAGGTTCGTGAGTACAGAAAGTTTTAAAGAAGCTTTTCTTGGACCTGCGGCCCATGTCAATAATTACATAATGTCCATGGGAATCATCGGTGTTTTAGGATTTTTTTTGGCTTACCTTACTTATCGTGTTAGGCGGACTGTCCTTACTGCTGTTACTAATGAAATCAAGATGACTCAACTTTCCCGCTACTTTTCTCCTAACGTTGCATACCAAATGGGGCAAGCAGGAGATGATTTTTTCAAACCAGGAGGAAAGGAATCAACTGTAGCAGTGTTATTCTGTGATATTGCAAATTTCACAAATATTTCCGAAACCCTTGGACCTGAAAAGACCATGTCTTTACTTTCCGAATACCATAGTTTTATGTTAGATGTTGTTTTTAATCACGGTGGGACACTCGATAAATTTATTGGTGATGGGATGATGGTTACTTTTGGAACACCACTTCCAGCAAAAGAGGATGCAACAAATGCTGCCAAAGCTGGTGTAGCCATGATCCAAGCATTATCTCTTTGGAATCAGAATCGCGAAAAAATGGGAGAAAAACCAGTTTCCATTCGGATTGGAATCCACTATGGAACAGTGATTGTTGGCAATGTGGGTGTGGAGAAACGCCTTGAATACACAGTGATTGGAGATACGGTCAATGCTGCCAGTAGGTTAGAATCTTTAGGCAAAGATTTGAAGAGAAACTTTTTGATTTCAAAAGAATTATATGATCAGATATCTCTCGAATTTCGACAAAATCTAAAGATCAAATCCATGGGAACATTGTCCCTACGTGGAAAAACAAAAACTACAGAAATATTATCTGTGGAGACAAGTTTATGA
- a CDS encoding serine hydrolase domain-containing protein: MKSTFNTLLLSLISFCLFFNCLKSVETDKDARSILLAGIVGSCFTIDSCFDQYAKTTDEGASFQVYDQSGNRIYARQSVLDYNTYRPIASGSKWVTAITAMRAIDCNTNSGTFAGCGTVTTGTCVTGGALSLSRTTGEILGWTGTKGTITLRQLLSFTSGLNAGGGNGSGQATCISTLPVGATGTQKDTCVNEIRDQSTGTPGALFQYNSNHMAVAQRMLEVSCAKTWDTLFTQLIVTPLGWDASQAVWRGNYRTSEVTDGSLSGAFGLSISPEHYARMLNALLTNGTAKNAAGANIANFLSTTSVTEILADQYNGAKIGYSQFSAFGYRWQYGLGNWRFCTTTDIPSECDRDLISHSIGINGFYPWLDKNRNYMAILAVNNIGRKNGLSLLPASSTSLFFAETVRPLIHLQIGR; this comes from the coding sequence ATGAAATCTACTTTCAATACACTATTATTATCTCTAATCTCGTTTTGTTTATTTTTCAATTGTCTAAAATCTGTTGAAACGGACAAAGATGCCAGGTCAATTCTATTGGCTGGTATTGTTGGTTCTTGTTTTACCATCGATTCTTGTTTTGATCAATATGCTAAAACTACTGATGAAGGTGCCAGTTTTCAAGTTTATGATCAATCAGGTAACAGAATTTATGCGAGACAATCCGTATTAGATTATAATACTTACCGGCCGATTGCTTCTGGTTCCAAATGGGTAACTGCCATTACCGCAATGCGAGCCATTGATTGTAATACCAACAGTGGAACTTTTGCAGGTTGTGGTACGGTCACTACAGGAACTTGTGTGACAGGTGGAGCCCTTTCACTCAGTAGAACCACAGGTGAAATTCTCGGATGGACAGGAACCAAAGGAACCATCACACTTCGTCAATTATTATCCTTTACTTCGGGTCTCAATGCAGGAGGCGGGAATGGATCTGGACAAGCCACTTGTATCTCTACATTGCCTGTGGGAGCCACTGGAACACAAAAGGATACTTGTGTTAATGAAATCCGTGACCAATCCACTGGGACACCAGGTGCCCTTTTCCAATACAATTCCAATCACATGGCAGTCGCACAACGAATGTTAGAGGTTTCATGTGCTAAAACTTGGGATACTTTGTTCACTCAACTCATCGTGACTCCACTTGGTTGGGATGCAAGCCAAGCTGTTTGGAGGGGAAATTATAGAACTTCAGAAGTTACTGATGGAAGTTTGTCTGGTGCCTTTGGTCTCTCCATTTCCCCAGAACACTATGCTCGAATGCTTAATGCACTGTTAACCAATGGAACTGCAAAAAATGCCGCAGGGGCCAATATCGCAAATTTTCTTTCTACAACATCGGTTACGGAAATTTTAGCAGACCAATACAATGGTGCAAAGATTGGTTACTCTCAATTTTCGGCTTTTGGTTATCGTTGGCAATATGGTCTAGGCAACTGGAGATTTTGTACTACTACGGATATTCCCTCAGAATGCGATCGAGACCTTATCTCTCATAGTATAGGAATCAACGGATTTTACCCATGGCTAGATAAAAATCGAAATTATATGGCCATCCTTGCTGTAAATAATATAGGAAGAAAAAATGGATTGAGTTTGTTACCAGCTTCATCAACCTCATTATTCTTTGCAGAAACAGTGAGACCACTCATTCACTTACAAATAGGCAGGTAA
- the metG gene encoding methionine--tRNA ligase — protein sequence MSKNILVTSALPYANGSIHLGHVLEAVQTDIWVRFQKLVGNNCYFFCADDTHGTPIMIAAKKAGKTPESMIEEVQKEHFKDLTAFGVSYDNYYTTNSEENKKFSESIYLTLKKNGHIVARNIEQSYCEHDQMFLPDRFIKGTCPKCGAKDQYGDSCEVCGTSYSPKDLKDSYCSICGTKPVLKESKHLFFKLQDFQSQLQSWMEEGSRLNEGAQKKLKEWFTSGLQEWDISRDGPYFGFAIPEEENKYFYVWLDAPIGYMASALNFLKDEKKFNEIWKEGKGKIVHFIGKDILYFHGLFWPAMLMGSGYKTPAQLNVHGFLTVNGEKMSKSRGTFINASTFAKYLDVEHFRFYLACRLGSGMEDVDISFDDFVSRVNSDLIGNLVNLVSRVSTSILDKMDRKLGVLSAEGKILVEELLSKDSEIREAYDSRNYSKVMREITGLGDKVNKYVNDYAPWNLIKTDVEKAREVVTTSLNCAKILFTYMAPVTPEIVSSLASLFQVQNLSFLNLTETLENKVLGPYQMLSKRVEEKNISLMIEETKEAFEKANPDKTKSEQGKKTDSDTATVSEDGYITIDELSKVELRVGHIVEANPVEGADKLLFVKVNLGEKGIKNVFAGIKASYTAEELVGKKVVVVANLKPRQMKFGLSEAMLLASGKDKTLSLFVPDRDANPGDLLK from the coding sequence ATGTCGAAAAACATACTCGTTACAAGTGCTCTTCCCTATGCCAACGGTTCCATCCACTTAGGCCATGTTTTGGAAGCAGTCCAAACAGATATTTGGGTACGTTTCCAAAAGTTAGTTGGAAACAATTGTTATTTTTTCTGTGCCGATGACACACATGGAACTCCAATTATGATTGCTGCAAAAAAAGCAGGCAAAACTCCTGAGTCCATGATCGAAGAAGTACAGAAGGAACATTTCAAAGATTTAACTGCTTTTGGAGTTTCGTATGATAACTATTATACGACAAACTCAGAAGAAAATAAAAAATTCTCAGAATCTATCTATCTTACTTTAAAGAAAAATGGTCATATCGTAGCAAGAAACATCGAACAGTCGTACTGCGAACATGATCAAATGTTTTTACCTGACAGATTTATCAAAGGAACTTGTCCCAAATGTGGCGCCAAAGACCAATATGGTGATTCTTGCGAAGTTTGTGGAACCAGTTACTCTCCTAAAGATCTAAAGGATTCTTATTGTTCTATCTGTGGAACTAAACCGGTTCTCAAAGAATCCAAACATTTATTTTTTAAACTCCAAGACTTCCAATCACAATTACAATCTTGGATGGAAGAGGGAAGTCGCTTGAATGAAGGAGCACAGAAAAAACTAAAGGAATGGTTTACTTCTGGCCTACAAGAGTGGGATATAAGTCGCGATGGCCCTTACTTTGGATTTGCAATTCCAGAAGAAGAAAACAAATATTTTTATGTTTGGTTGGATGCACCAATTGGATACATGGCATCTGCTTTAAACTTTCTAAAAGATGAAAAAAAGTTCAATGAAATTTGGAAAGAAGGAAAAGGTAAAATTGTTCACTTCATAGGAAAAGACATTCTTTACTTTCATGGACTTTTTTGGCCAGCGATGCTTATGGGATCTGGTTACAAAACACCAGCGCAACTTAATGTACATGGATTTTTGACAGTTAACGGCGAGAAGATGTCCAAATCAAGAGGAACATTTATCAATGCATCTACATTTGCCAAGTATTTGGATGTAGAACATTTTCGCTTCTATCTTGCTTGTCGATTGGGTTCTGGAATGGAAGACGTAGATATTTCTTTTGATGATTTTGTATCTAGAGTCAATTCTGATCTCATTGGAAATTTAGTAAATTTGGTATCTCGTGTTTCGACCTCCATTCTTGATAAAATGGATCGAAAGTTAGGTGTACTTTCTGCAGAAGGAAAAATACTTGTTGAGGAACTTCTTTCAAAAGATTCAGAAATTAGAGAAGCATATGATTCGCGTAACTATTCTAAGGTGATGCGAGAAATTACTGGGCTCGGTGATAAAGTTAATAAATATGTAAATGATTATGCTCCTTGGAACCTAATCAAAACGGACGTAGAAAAAGCTAGAGAAGTAGTCACCACTTCCCTTAATTGTGCTAAGATTTTATTCACTTATATGGCGCCTGTGACTCCAGAGATTGTGAGTTCCTTAGCATCTTTATTCCAAGTCCAGAATTTAAGTTTTTTAAATTTAACTGAGACTTTGGAAAACAAAGTTCTTGGGCCATACCAAATGTTATCAAAACGCGTTGAGGAAAAAAATATTTCACTTATGATTGAAGAAACCAAAGAAGCTTTTGAAAAGGCAAATCCAGATAAAACAAAATCAGAACAAGGAAAAAAAACTGATTCTGATACAGCGACTGTTTCGGAAGACGGATACATTACCATTGATGAACTTTCCAAAGTAGAACTAAGAGTTGGTCACATTGTAGAGGCAAATCCTGTAGAAGGAGCCGACAAACTCTTGTTTGTGAAAGTAAACTTGGGAGAAAAAGGAATCAAAAATGTATTTGCCGGAATCAAAGCAAGTTACACAGCAGAAGAGTTGGTAGGTAAAAAAGTAGTAGTAGTTGCCAACTTAAAACCGCGACAAATGAAATTTGGTTTATCGGAAGCGATGTTACTTGCTTCAGGAAAAGATAAAACTTTATCTTTATTTGTTCCTGATCGTGATGCAAATCCTGGAGATCTTCTGAAATAA
- a CDS encoding bleomycin resistance protein, with protein sequence MIPGYTERNMIKKSIPQLPSMNLLRSKEFYEVNLGFKTFKHYDDILLLEKDGIELHLWLCDDPSIPQNSSVYYHVDGIDSMYSDYKSKGIVHKNAHLKDQPWGMREFYVSDLDGNLLKFGQSISL encoded by the coding sequence ATGATTCCGGGTTACACTGAGAGAAACATGATCAAAAAATCAATACCACAACTACCATCCATGAATCTTTTAAGATCAAAGGAATTCTACGAAGTAAATTTAGGTTTCAAAACGTTTAAACATTATGATGATATTCTGTTATTGGAAAAAGATGGAATTGAACTTCATCTTTGGTTATGCGATGACCCATCCATTCCTCAAAATTCAAGCGTTTACTACCATGTAGATGGAATTGATTCCATGTATTCAGATTACAAAAGTAAAGGAATTGTCCATAAAAATGCTCATTTGAAGGACCAACCCTGGGGGATGAGGGAATTTTATGTTTCCGATTTGGACGGCAATCTATTAAAGTTTGGACAATCTATCAGTTTATGA
- a CDS encoding nuclear transport factor 2 family protein produces the protein MHANEQLIQKFYTAFQNKDGQTMVGCYHPDIEFQDPAFGSLKGKEAGAMWLMLIERSQNLTIRFSNIKADDFKGSADWEADYSFSKTGRTVQNKIHANFTFKDGKILIHKDHFSMWKWLGMAMGPVGYLLGWWPALGNKVKKEALTGLQLYMKRKRM, from the coding sequence ATGCATGCAAATGAACAGTTGATTCAAAAGTTTTACACAGCCTTCCAAAACAAAGACGGACAAACCATGGTGGGTTGTTACCATCCTGATATCGAATTCCAAGATCCTGCTTTTGGTTCCCTTAAAGGAAAGGAAGCAGGAGCAATGTGGCTCATGTTAATCGAACGAAGCCAAAATCTAACCATTCGTTTTTCTAATATCAAAGCGGATGATTTCAAAGGTTCTGCCGATTGGGAAGCGGATTATAGTTTTAGTAAAACTGGCAGAACGGTGCAAAATAAAATCCATGCAAATTTTACGTTTAAAGACGGAAAGATTCTCATTCATAAAGATCATTTTTCGATGTGGAAGTGGTTGGGAATGGCTATGGGTCCTGTTGGTTACTTACTTGGCTGGTGGCCGGCACTCGGAAACAAAGTAAAGAAAGAAGCTTTGACTGGATTGCAATTGTATATGAAACGAAAAAGAATGTAG
- a CDS encoding TIGR04452 family lipoprotein: MKNIFLSILFFVFLTNCMLTEGIGIPTYGAIKGSEAKKRISDAIFEAESTASSFWLAQSGMKGGQGPISPLLIINGFLAKILYSYIATIEDQDSFMESSVLQCESDIKTKGALVLGSIYDGLTTVGGGTRDAILLPEFASCDLEKTGKIITIEPIRF; encoded by the coding sequence ATGAAGAATATTTTTCTATCTATTCTTTTCTTTGTCTTTCTGACAAATTGTATGCTTACAGAAGGAATTGGAATTCCGACGTACGGTGCCATCAAAGGATCTGAAGCAAAAAAAAGAATTTCAGACGCGATTTTTGAAGCAGAATCAACTGCATCATCGTTTTGGTTGGCTCAGTCCGGAATGAAAGGAGGGCAAGGCCCCATTTCCCCTCTTCTGATCATCAATGGATTTTTAGCCAAAATCCTGTATTCTTACATTGCCACGATTGAAGATCAAGATTCGTTTATGGAATCTTCTGTTTTACAGTGCGAATCCGACATCAAAACCAAAGGAGCTTTGGTTTTGGGAAGTATCTATGATGGTTTAACAACTGTTGGGGGAGGGACTCGTGATGCGATCCTTTTACCTGAGTTTGCCTCCTGTGACTTAGAAAAAACAGGAAAAATCATTACTATAGAACCAATTCGTTTTTAA
- a CDS encoding SRPBCC family protein, which yields MKRIVLFAFGTSFLLIGLVVLFLAVGYFQEPKFHSETSEWLKAEPEDIWNYITDIKDLPNRRKEVVAIKILETRPDGTPTKWEETPDMGGYMIFELREFIPNKLWKIELTDTSFKMRGSWTYSLEPKVPGTVVTITEDSEITSIPVRGAYFLAGRNATLQKEMELIHNRFSGR from the coding sequence ATGAAACGAATTGTTCTCTTTGCCTTTGGAACCAGTTTTTTGCTTATTGGGCTCGTTGTTCTTTTTTTAGCCGTCGGTTACTTTCAAGAACCAAAATTCCACTCAGAAACCAGCGAATGGTTGAAAGCCGAACCAGAAGACATTTGGAACTATATCACAGATATCAAGGACCTACCGAATCGCAGAAAAGAGGTAGTGGCGATCAAAATTTTAGAAACTAGACCAGATGGAACTCCGACAAAGTGGGAAGAAACTCCAGATATGGGTGGGTACATGATTTTTGAACTCCGCGAGTTCATTCCAAACAAACTTTGGAAAATTGAACTAACCGACACCAGTTTTAAAATGCGTGGGTCTTGGACTTATTCATTGGAACCGAAGGTCCCAGGAACAGTTGTGACGATTACGGAAGATTCCGAAATCACAAGCATTCCTGTCAGAGGAGCCTACTTCCTCGCCGGTCGTAATGCCACCCTTCAAAAAGAGATGGAACTCATCCACAACCGGTTTAGCGGGCGTTAG
- a CDS encoding rhodanese-like domain-containing protein: MNRIVLIILVVVCVIFIVYKLKTSLGANQTQLKEKIDSGALVVDVRTVAEFQSGHFPGAVNIPVDQVSKRLDEFGDKNHSIVVYCASGGRSGSAKSFLESVGFTDVINAGGLSNMPNP; encoded by the coding sequence TTGAATCGAATTGTTCTCATCATTTTAGTTGTCGTTTGTGTTATCTTTATTGTTTATAAATTAAAAACTTCATTAGGTGCAAACCAGACCCAACTAAAAGAAAAAATTGATAGTGGAGCACTCGTTGTAGATGTTCGGACTGTTGCTGAGTTTCAATCTGGGCATTTTCCAGGTGCGGTAAATATACCTGTAGACCAAGTCTCAAAACGTCTGGACGAGTTTGGTGACAAAAACCATTCGATCGTTGTCTATTGTGCTTCAGGTGGTCGCAGTGGAAGTGCCAAATCCTTTTTGGAATCTGTAGGTTTTACCGATGTGATCAATGCGGGCGGCCTTTCCAATATGCCAAACCCGTAA
- a CDS encoding class I SAM-dependent methyltransferase, giving the protein MKRSVNFSFHHMVRIPEPELMEDFTQVESYAKADFESAHSFLVRKLQDRIPLRFAPESILDLGCGPGDMSSRLYLQFPMANFTFLDGSEFMLDFCKKRIDTLVPKKRNNKIDFKKELIQDFVPESPYDLIFSNSLLHHLHDPFEFWAAVQRSMHQDSFIFISDLMRPDSVGIANQLMNRYANGESEVLKQDFYNSLLAAYRIEEVKEMLEIVRLDSKLNLEPITDRHWICYSKQRN; this is encoded by the coding sequence ATGAAACGATCTGTAAACTTTTCCTTTCACCACATGGTTCGGATTCCTGAACCAGAACTTATGGAAGATTTTACTCAAGTAGAATCTTATGCCAAAGCCGATTTTGAATCGGCTCATTCTTTCCTCGTTCGTAAATTACAAGATAGAATCCCCTTACGTTTTGCTCCTGAGTCCATTTTAGACCTAGGTTGTGGACCTGGAGATATGTCTTCTCGTTTGTATTTACAATTTCCGATGGCGAATTTTACATTTTTAGATGGTTCCGAATTCATGTTAGATTTTTGTAAGAAGCGTATCGATACATTGGTTCCAAAAAAAAGAAACAATAAAATTGATTTTAAAAAAGAACTCATTCAGGATTTTGTTCCTGAATCGCCGTACGATTTAATATTTTCCAATTCATTATTGCATCACTTACATGATCCATTTGAATTTTGGGCAGCGGTGCAAAGGTCTATGCACCAAGATAGTTTTATCTTTATCTCTGATTTGATGCGCCCTGATTCAGTTGGGATTGCCAATCAACTAATGAATCGTTATGCGAATGGAGAATCTGAAGTTTTAAAACAAGATTTTTATAATAGTTTACTGGCGGCTTATCGAATTGAAGAAGTCAAAGAAATGTTAGAGATTGTTCGGTTGGACTCAAAATTAAATCTAGAACCCATCACTGACCGGCATTGGATTTGTTATTCAAAACAAAGAAACTAA
- a CDS encoding phosphoribosyl-AMP cyclohydrolase produces MIQLPSGKEITIISKPSLESKDVTLRVVSSKLAQEFVDHFEFGNKQLFVDCDEDALLEIDPNVKEESKRLLWESGNLKFTADDWKSFQETIPPLSPFLAQDLSGKDLMLAWGKKESLLSAVDSGLGTYFSRSRNGKWVKGEESGHLQNLSAIYVHSNPFFIQYVTGQIGAACHTGYYSCFFRELGPKNTISFVYSNKVGA; encoded by the coding sequence ATGATCCAGCTTCCTTCAGGAAAAGAAATTACAATCATTTCCAAACCTTCGTTAGAATCTAAAGATGTTACTTTACGCGTTGTTAGTTCTAAACTAGCACAAGAATTTGTTGATCATTTTGAATTTGGAAACAAACAATTATTTGTAGATTGTGATGAAGATGCTTTGTTGGAAATTGATCCTAATGTCAAAGAAGAAAGCAAACGACTGTTATGGGAGTCTGGAAATTTGAAATTCACAGCTGATGATTGGAAGTCATTTCAAGAAACCATTCCACCTCTCTCTCCGTTTCTTGCTCAAGATTTATCCGGAAAGGATTTGATGTTGGCTTGGGGGAAAAAGGAAAGTCTTTTGTCTGCAGTGGATTCAGGACTTGGTACTTACTTTAGTCGGTCGCGAAATGGGAAGTGGGTGAAAGGAGAAGAGTCAGGTCACTTGCAGAATTTATCTGCGATTTATGTACATTCTAATCCATTTTTTATACAATATGTTACAGGCCAAATCGGAGCTGCTTGCCATACTGGTTATTATTCTTGTTTTTTTCGTGAGCTTGGTCCGAAAAATACCATATCATTCGTCTATTCAAATAAAGTAGGAGCGTAA
- a CDS encoding START domain-containing protein codes for MTKKQILILTLIGVSLLSTVSSLFAQSPEWSESKRKKGIQVLTRPFVGSNLDEFLGRTEVDASISQVVALLTDPASCKNLYHQCKELTVLSGTEKKSIVYLRNGAPWPVNDRDLIMDRGFEQNEKSLATVMKIKRLDSNARPVPSGVTRMENFEGVWRIIPQTNGKLKIEYQAHFEPGGSVPQSVINLVLTDTPYESLLNLKTLVDEGKHKDTKFDWIKEPSKTNPN; via the coding sequence ATGACAAAAAAACAAATCCTAATACTGACATTGATAGGAGTTTCCCTGCTATCAACTGTATCCTCTCTTTTCGCCCAATCACCAGAATGGTCGGAGTCCAAACGAAAAAAAGGAATTCAAGTTTTGACTCGTCCTTTTGTTGGTTCAAACCTAGATGAATTTTTGGGACGAACAGAAGTAGATGCATCCATTTCTCAAGTTGTTGCTCTATTAACAGATCCTGCTTCTTGCAAAAATCTTTACCATCAATGCAAAGAACTCACCGTTCTTTCGGGAACAGAGAAAAAATCTATTGTGTATCTTAGGAATGGTGCGCCTTGGCCAGTCAATGATCGCGATTTGATTATGGATCGAGGATTTGAACAAAACGAAAAATCATTAGCCACTGTGATGAAAATCAAACGTCTCGATTCTAATGCTCGCCCTGTTCCGTCTGGTGTCACTCGAATGGAAAACTTTGAAGGTGTTTGGCGAATCATTCCACAGACCAATGGAAAATTAAAAATTGAATACCAAGCCCATTTTGAACCAGGTGGATCCGTTCCACAATCTGTTATCAACTTAGTTTTAACAGATACTCCTTATGAATCTCTGCTGAATCTAAAAACGTTAGTGGATGAAGGAAAACATAAAGACACAAAGTTTGATTGGATCAAAGAACCTTCCAAAACGAATCCTAATTAG